In a genomic window of Lycium ferocissimum isolate CSIRO_LF1 chromosome 9, AGI_CSIRO_Lferr_CH_V1, whole genome shotgun sequence:
- the LOC132029885 gene encoding uncharacterized protein LOC132029885 produces the protein MGSHNKYVGCEPEVWDQLIQAKPAAAELRTMSIRNYDKLIILYGKDRATGKHAETGPDMLKRGARKNLKRSSTSSLTIDEVDEMISVNLASLENTEEHGRDKRRINQLMVNLHRIAI, from the exons ATGGGATCCCATAACAAATATGTGGGATGCGAACCCGAAGTATGGGACCAGTTAATTCAG gcTAAGCCTGCAGCTGCTGAGCTGAGGACCATGTCAATTAGAAATTATGATAAGCTAATAATACTGTATGGAAAGGATCGAGCTACTGGAAAGCATGCTGAGACTGGACCAGATATGTTAAAAAGAGGTGCTcgtaaaaatttgaaaagatcAAGTACTAGTTCGTTGACTATTGATGAGGTAGATGAGATGATTTCAGTGAATCTTGCCTCGTTGGAAAACACCGAGGAACATGGGCGGGATAAGCGGAGAATCAACCAACTAATGGTGAACCTACATCGAATAGCTATCTAG
- the LOC132029884 gene encoding uncharacterized protein LOC132029884 isoform X2 has translation MEVLDQHFELQLKNRVAKTLYLLAHNVTNRELSFIFRRSGESVSRHFHVVLRAILGLYEIFIKQPDGSQVPSEIASNQRFYPYFKDCIGAIDGTHVRVKVSQSEAPKYRGRKDYPTQNVLAACSFDLKFTYVLAGWEGTASDSRIMKEALNRQDPLKIPEGKYYLVDLDSC, from the exons ATGGAGGTCTTAGACCAACACTTCGAGCTACAGTTGAAGAACAGAGTTGCGAAAACACTTTACCTGTTAGCACATAATGTGACAAATCGCGAACTATCTTTCATCTTTCGACGATCGGGGGAGTCGGTCAGTCGTCATTTTCATGTTGTCCTACGAGCTATATTGGGGctatatgaaatatttattaaacAACCTGATGGATCCCAAGTTCCTTCTGAAATTGCCAGCAACCAAAGATTCTACCCATATTTTAAG GATTGTATTGGTGCAATTGATGGAACACACGTACGTGTTAAAGTTTCACAAAGTGAAGCACCAAAATACCGTGGGAGGAAAGATTATCCAACACAGAATGTATTAGCTGCATGCTCATTTGATTTAAAGTTCACATATGTGTTAGCTGGGTGGGAAGGTACAGCATCTGATTCAAGAATTATGAAAGAAGCACTAAATAGACAAGACCCATTAAAAATTCCAGAAG gAAAATACTACCTTGTTGATCTGGACTCATGTTAA
- the LOC132029884 gene encoding uncharacterized protein LOC132029884 isoform X1: MEVLDQHFELQLKNRVAKTLYLLAHNVTNRELSFIFRRSGESVSRHFHVVLRAILGLYEIFIKQPDGSQVPSEIASNQRFYPYFKDCIGAIDGTHVRVKVSQSEAPKYRGRKDYPTQNVLAACSFDLKFTYVLAGWEGTASDSRIMKEALNRQDPLKIPEGKRYINLSRHRYT, from the exons ATGGAGGTCTTAGACCAACACTTCGAGCTACAGTTGAAGAACAGAGTTGCGAAAACACTTTACCTGTTAGCACATAATGTGACAAATCGCGAACTATCTTTCATCTTTCGACGATCGGGGGAGTCGGTCAGTCGTCATTTTCATGTTGTCCTACGAGCTATATTGGGGctatatgaaatatttattaaacAACCTGATGGATCCCAAGTTCCTTCTGAAATTGCCAGCAACCAAAGATTCTACCCATATTTTAAG GATTGTATTGGTGCAATTGATGGAACACACGTACGTGTTAAAGTTTCACAAAGTGAAGCACCAAAATACCGTGGGAGGAAAGATTATCCAACACAGAATGTATTAGCTGCATGCTCATTTGATTTAAAGTTCACATATGTGTTAGCTGGGTGGGAAGGTACAGCATCTGATTCAAGAATTATGAAAGAAGCACTAAATAGACAAGACCCATTAAAAATTCCAGAAGGTAAACGTTATATAAATTTGTCTAGACATAGATATACGTGA